The window ACCATGAAATACCGGCGGCGAGTGCCCTGCCGCTCAGTCCGAGATTGATTCGGCAAACTACGGTAAATCGCCCACAAAATGACGCTGTCCAGCTAAAATCCTTCTTGCCCAACCCTCGCAATCGCAAAGTGACATCATGCGTCCGTTTCCAATCCTGATCGTCTTGTGCTGCTCGGCCGTTGTGCATGCAGCCGGTTCCGCGCCGACACCGCCTGACGTGCCCAGCGAAATGCTAGATCCCAGCGCCGGCTACCGCATCGTCTACCTGCCGGGTGACTATGAAGTGGCGTGTGAGTTGCTCCATGAGCTCAATGCAACGGCAGCTTTGCCATGTCGTGTTCCCAGCCTTCGTGAGCCAAACCTTCGTGACCTGGGACGAGAGCAACAAGCGGATCCGAGTGAGGGTTGGCAACCTGTACTTGATGCTTTTGAAACCGAGACCCCTGTCGCGTTTGAGTTTCCGCTATTCACGGATCGGGTCGAGAGCCGAGGAAAGATGAGACCGAGCGGGGTCCTTGTGTTGCTGGTGCCGGAATCGCTCCGCGATTGCGCAGAGGAGGTCCAATATCGTCTCGATTCGCTTTACCTTTCCCGCGGTTATTCGTCGGTACCACGGCCGAAGCAAGTTGCCGACAACGACAGCTTGGTGACGATGCTGAGCGTCGGATTGGGGAAGCTTTGGAACTCAAGCGGCGTGGCCCAGATTGGTTGGGATTTTGGAAACTACTTGATGATCGGCGTCGCTTTGCTACTGTTCTACTTAGGGATTGCGAAAGGCTTCGAGCCGTTGCTCTTAGTTCCGATTGCGATGGGGTGTGTCTTTGTTAATTCGGTTGGCGCTAACATGACGGCGCCACCAAGTCCGGTCGGCAATGACGGTGGGTTGCTTTATTACTTCTTCTTTTATGGCATCACGACCGGGATTTTCCCGCTGTTGATCTTTTTGGGAGTCGGTGCGCTTACCGACTTTGGCCCGTTGCTGGCCAATCCTTGGAGTGCGTTGCTAGGAGCCGCTGCCCAGTTCGGTATTTTTGGTACCTTCTTGGTCGCCGCATCGGTCGGGTTGTTTACGCTTCAAGAAGCCGGTGCGATCGCGATTATCGGCGGTGCCGACGGTCCCACGTCAATCTACGTAGCAAGCAAACTCGCGCCCGATTTATTGGGAGCGATCGCCGTGGCAGCCTATAGCTACATGGCTTTGGTCCCAATCATTCAACCACCGATTATGAAGTGGTTAACCAATGACGCCGAACGAAAGATCATGATGGAACAGCGGCGCCCAGTCAGTCAAAAGGCCAAGATCTTGTTTCCGATCGCCGTCTTCCTACTTTGCCTGTTGGCACTGCCCGACGCGCTCCCCTTAATCGGCATGCTGATGTTCGGTAACCTGCTCCGCGAAAGTGGTGTAACCGAACGTTTGTCCAAGACGGCACAGAACGAATTGATCAACCTTGTCACCATCGCGCTTGGTTTGGCGGTTGGCACAAAGCTATCTGCCGATGCGTTCCTGAATCCGCGTACGTTGATGATTGTTGTGCTTGGCTGTGCCGCGTTTATGGTCGGGACGGCTGCCGGAGTGCTGATGGCAAAGCTGATGAACAAGCTCTCCGGCGGTCGAATCAATCCATTGATTGGCTCGGCCGGTGTTTCCGCAGTTCCGATGGCAGCGCGCGTGTCGCAAATTGTGGGTTCACAATACAAT is drawn from Novipirellula artificiosorum and contains these coding sequences:
- a CDS encoding sodium ion-translocating decarboxylase subunit beta, translated to MRPFPILIVLCCSAVVHAAGSAPTPPDVPSEMLDPSAGYRIVYLPGDYEVACELLHELNATAALPCRVPSLREPNLRDLGREQQADPSEGWQPVLDAFETETPVAFEFPLFTDRVESRGKMRPSGVLVLLVPESLRDCAEEVQYRLDSLYLSRGYSSVPRPKQVADNDSLVTMLSVGLGKLWNSSGVAQIGWDFGNYLMIGVALLLFYLGIAKGFEPLLLVPIAMGCVFVNSVGANMTAPPSPVGNDGGLLYYFFFYGITTGIFPLLIFLGVGALTDFGPLLANPWSALLGAAAQFGIFGTFLVAASVGLFTLQEAGAIAIIGGADGPTSIYVASKLAPDLLGAIAVAAYSYMALVPIIQPPIMKWLTNDAERKIMMEQRRPVSQKAKILFPIAVFLLCLLALPDALPLIGMLMFGNLLRESGVTERLSKTAQNELINLVTIALGLAVGTKLSADAFLNPRTLMIVVLGCAAFMVGTAAGVLMAKLMNKLSGGRINPLIGSAGVSAVPMAARVSQIVGSQYNRQNMLLMHAMGPNVAGVIGSAVAAGILISLLG